From the Streptococcus hyointestinalis genome, the window GTGCAAAACGTGTACGAATAACAGAAACACGCAAGGCGATTATTGCTTATATGGTTGATAGCAAGGAGCACCCTAGTGTCGAGAAGATTTATAAAGATCTCCTGCCGCTTTATCCAAGCATGAGTCTTGCGACGGTTTACAATAACCTCAAGGTTCTAGTAGATGAGGGTTTTGTTGAGGAGATAAAAATCACCAATGACAGCACGACCTACTATGACTTTATGGGGCATGATCACATCAATATCGTCTGTGAGTCCTGTGGCAAGATTGTGGATTTTATGGACGTTGAGCTGCTGGATATTTCCAAGGAAGCTTACGAGCAGACCCAGTTTAAAATCACCAAGCTACAGCTGTTGGCTTACGGTATTTGCCCAGAGTGCCAAAAAAAGCAGGAAAATCATAGATAAGAAAATCCACCTATGCTGAAAGCATAAGTGGATTTTTTGTACTTAGGCACGTAGACTAGCAAAGAGTTCTCGCACCTCGTCAACAGTTTCAGCACGTGAGACAGCGCCACGGATCTTGGCAGCACCAGAAGTGCCACGCAGATAATGCGGTGCTAGCCCACGAAACTCTCTGACAGCGATAACTTCGCCCTTTAGCTGACTAAGGCGGGTCAAGTGGTCCTCTGCGATGTCTAACATCTTGTCAAAAGGAAGATCTGGCAACTCCTCACCAGTCTCAAAGTAGTGGTTAATCTG encodes:
- the perR gene encoding peroxide-responsive transcriptional repressor PerR is translated as MTSQVSPRSTRAYEHVLEHLRAKRVRITETRKAIIAYMVDSKEHPSVEKIYKDLLPLYPSMSLATVYNNLKVLVDEGFVEEIKITNDSTTYYDFMGHDHINIVCESCGKIVDFMDVELLDISKEAYEQTQFKITKLQLLAYGICPECQKKQENHR